In one window of Ruminococcus hominis DNA:
- a CDS encoding AraC family transcriptional regulator, which produces MKNDNLYITFSIGDYQINILKFTYECQTWNTPSHAHSSNSYEIHYIPKGKGTLISNQCSYELYPNILYTTGPHIEHQQYSDSDDPTYEYCIYLRIEKAHDTKKNSSENAIIEPFLHYPFWYGKDCAKLQATLEAIYQEFSAPGSAATIMLRALFMQFLVKILRNYEPASNAAITYIPIPLVKAYILIEDSFLLEYDTITLNELSRRLGLSTRQTSRILFNRYGQNFLQKRTEARMAAAVTFLKEGKLSISEISDRLGYSYPNHFHTAFKNYYKMTVSEYKQNILQI; this is translated from the coding sequence ATGAAAAATGATAACTTATATATTACATTTTCGATAGGTGATTATCAGATCAATATATTGAAATTTACATATGAATGCCAGACGTGGAATACACCTTCACATGCACATAGCTCGAACAGCTATGAGATCCATTATATTCCAAAAGGTAAGGGAACATTGATCAGCAATCAATGCTCCTATGAATTATATCCAAATATACTCTATACAACCGGTCCTCATATCGAGCATCAACAATATTCCGACTCAGATGATCCGACATATGAGTATTGTATTTATTTAAGAATTGAAAAAGCACACGACACAAAAAAGAACTCTTCCGAAAACGCTATTATAGAACCATTTTTACATTATCCGTTCTGGTACGGAAAGGACTGTGCTAAGTTGCAAGCTACCCTCGAAGCAATTTATCAGGAGTTTTCTGCTCCCGGCTCCGCCGCCACTATCATGTTGCGTGCTCTTTTTATGCAGTTCCTGGTTAAAATACTGCGAAACTACGAACCGGCTTCAAATGCTGCTATCACATATATTCCGATTCCTTTGGTGAAAGCTTATATCCTCATTGAAGATAGCTTTTTACTGGAATACGATACAATTACATTAAATGAATTATCACGCCGTTTAGGATTAAGCACCAGACAGACCAGTCGGATTCTCTTTAATCGATATGGACAAAACTTTCTCCAAAAAAGGACAGAAGCCAGAATGGCTGCAGCTGTTACATTTTTAAAGGAAGGTAAGCTTTCAATTTCTGAAATCTCCGACCGGTTGGGCTATTCTTATCCGAACCATTTTCATACCGCTTTTAAAAATTATTATAAAATGACAGTTTCTGAGTATAAACAAAACATTTTACAAATTTAA
- a CDS encoding amidohydrolase family protein: MIIDAHLHLWKKQSGCVNGKPVFALSGGKSDFGGAIRQMMPPYMLDGSNTVEMLIANMDYARVSGCVVTQEYIDGNQDAYLLECRKKYPERIKICCLYEEKEIDDKWIEQFDGIKICAGRLKDQNLLHHKDIFEKADKLNKFISIDMADGELQVGDMEKLIEMHPNLRIAIGHFGMVTVEGWEKQIALAKHKNVYIESGGITWLFHKEFYPYPSAVKAIRKAIEICGVEKLMWGSDYPRTMTAITYGMSKDFIEKSTALSDEEKKKILGENAKGFYGFPELEVPEKIINMVE; the protein is encoded by the coding sequence ATGATTATTGATGCACATTTACATCTCTGGAAAAAACAATCGGGATGTGTAAATGGAAAACCAGTCTTTGCATTAAGCGGAGGAAAAAGTGATTTTGGCGGTGCGATACGTCAAATGATGCCACCCTATATGCTGGATGGAAGTAATACAGTAGAAATGCTGATTGCAAATATGGATTATGCGAGAGTCAGTGGATGCGTGGTGACGCAAGAGTATATCGATGGTAATCAGGATGCATATTTATTAGAATGTAGAAAGAAATATCCGGAAAGAATAAAAATTTGTTGTCTGTATGAAGAAAAAGAAATAGACGATAAATGGATAGAACAGTTTGATGGGATTAAAATTTGTGCGGGCAGATTAAAAGATCAAAACTTGTTACATCATAAAGATATTTTTGAAAAAGCAGACAAGCTGAATAAATTTATTTCAATCGATATGGCGGATGGAGAGCTTCAAGTAGGTGATATGGAAAAATTGATTGAGATGCATCCGAATCTGCGGATTGCTATCGGACATTTTGGAATGGTCACGGTAGAAGGCTGGGAGAAGCAGATTGCATTGGCAAAGCATAAAAATGTTTATATTGAAAGTGGCGGAATTACATGGTTATTTCACAAAGAATTTTATCCATATCCATCTGCTGTCAAGGCGATACGCAAGGCGATAGAAATTTGCGGAGTTGAAAAATTGATGTGGGGAAGTGATTACCCGCGTACAATGACCGCCATAACTTATGGGATGAGTAAAGATTTTATAGAAAAATCGACTGCTTTATCGGATGAAGAAAAGAAAAAAATCTTAGGAGAAAATGCAAAAGGATTTTATGGTTTTCCAGAATTAGAAGTTCCGGAAAAAATAATTAACATGGTTGAGTAG
- a CDS encoding zinc-binding alcohol dehydrogenase family protein produces the protein MRTIIISEPGKVAVTETEMPKVKEGEALLKLLYGGICGSDLGTYRGTFAYASYPRIPGHEFSAQIVEIGENDRGLKPGMIVTCNPYFNCQKCYSCERGLVNCCESNETMGAQRDGAFSEYITMPIERIYDGKGLNPKQLALIEPFCISYHGVSRADVKKGDKVLVIGAGTIGVLAAIAAKAKGGEVYIVDVAEEKLQYAYETFGLAGMIKNDSKEEFMNRVNEITGEHHGFDVCIEAVGLPSTFQNCIDAAAYGGRIVLIGVGKKNLDFNFTLIQKKELNIFGSRNALKADFTELIDLVKSGEIDLEKIVMNPDSTDVKKKSEYELDEADRAFEEFSKYGGSKLKVLIHFSDPS, from the coding sequence ATGAGAACAATTATAATTTCTGAACCGGGAAAGGTTGCAGTTACAGAAACTGAAATGCCGAAAGTAAAAGAGGGAGAGGCATTATTAAAATTATTATATGGTGGAATTTGTGGAAGTGATCTGGGTACATATCGCGGAACTTTCGCATATGCAAGCTATCCGAGAATACCGGGACACGAGTTTTCTGCGCAGATTGTAGAAATCGGTGAAAATGACAGAGGATTAAAGCCGGGAATGATCGTAACCTGCAATCCATATTTCAATTGCCAGAAATGTTACTCTTGTGAGAGAGGACTGGTAAATTGCTGTGAATCCAATGAAACAATGGGGGCACAGAGAGACGGAGCATTTTCCGAGTATATCACAATGCCGATTGAGCGGATTTATGATGGAAAAGGATTGAATCCAAAACAGCTTGCACTGATTGAACCATTTTGTATCAGTTATCATGGGGTATCAAGAGCAGATGTAAAAAAAGGCGATAAAGTGCTTGTCATCGGTGCAGGAACAATCGGTGTTCTTGCTGCAATTGCCGCAAAAGCAAAAGGTGGAGAAGTATACATTGTAGATGTTGCCGAAGAGAAACTTCAATATGCATATGAAACATTTGGACTTGCCGGTATGATAAAGAATGACAGCAAGGAAGAGTTTATGAACCGTGTAAATGAAATTACAGGGGAGCATCATGGATTTGATGTTTGTATTGAAGCTGTCGGACTTCCGTCTACATTCCAGAATTGTATTGATGCGGCAGCCTATGGCGGACGTATAGTTCTGATTGGAGTAGGCAAGAAAAATCTGGATTTCAATTTTACATTAATCCAGAAAAAGGAGTTAAATATATTCGGATCAAGAAATGCGTTGAAAGCAGATTTTACAGAACTGATTGATTTAGTAAAAAGTGGAGAAATTGATTTGGAAAAGATTGTAATGAATCCAGATTCGACAGATGTGAAGAAGAAATCAGAATATGAATTGGATGAAGCAGACAGGGCGTTTGAAGAGTTTAGTAAATATGGCGGCAGTAAACTGAAAGTATTAATTCACTTTTCTGATCCTTCATAG
- a CDS encoding flavin reductase, producing the protein MEKKALYNLSYGVFMLSTRSGEKVNGCITNTCMQVANNPIRIAISVLNSNYTCDLIKESGIFALSLLDVNCSFETIKHFGFQSGRDVDKMKDLSLPVDHNDIPYLGYQTCAVISGKVLEQQDLGTHTLFIAEVTDAKLLNENEPLTYADYQNRVKPKKKEIPQDKKIVGWRCKICNYVYEGSELPPDYTCPLCGHDISDFEPIYERR; encoded by the coding sequence ATGGAGAAAAAAGCACTTTATAATCTGTCGTATGGAGTATTTATGTTGTCTACTCGTTCTGGTGAGAAAGTGAATGGTTGTATTACAAACACTTGTATGCAGGTAGCGAACAATCCAATTCGAATTGCAATATCCGTTTTGAATAGTAATTATACCTGTGATTTAATTAAAGAGAGTGGTATATTTGCATTGAGTCTGCTGGATGTGAATTGTTCTTTTGAGACAATTAAGCATTTTGGTTTTCAGTCAGGAAGAGATGTGGATAAAATGAAAGATCTTTCGTTGCCGGTTGATCATAACGATATACCATATTTGGGATATCAGACATGTGCTGTTATTAGCGGGAAAGTTTTAGAACAGCAGGATCTTGGCACACACACATTGTTTATTGCAGAAGTGACAGATGCGAAGTTGTTGAATGAGAACGAACCACTTACTTACGCTGATTATCAGAATCGCGTAAAACCAAAGAAGAAAGAGATACCTCAGGATAAGAAGATTGTTGGCTGGAGATGTAAGATTTGTAATTATGTCTATGAAGGAAGTGAGCTTCCACCTGATTATACATGTCCTCTTTGTGGACACGATATCAGTGATTTCGAGCCAATATATGAAAGGAGATAA
- a CDS encoding rubredoxin, translating into MKYVCDLCGWEYDEEQGYPEGGIEPGTKWEDVPEDFECPLCMAGKDQFSEE; encoded by the coding sequence ATGAAGTATGTATGTGATTTATGTGGATGGGAATATGATGAGGAGCAGGGATATCCAGAAGGCGGTATTGAACCAGGAACAAAATGGGAAGATGTGCCGGAAGATTTTGAATGTCCGTTATGTATGGCCGGAAAGGATCAATTCTCAGAAGAATAA
- a CDS encoding YitT family protein encodes MEKQIDYKNLVREIVTLTVAVFIIAAAVYFFLVPSHTSVSSISGLGIILTNFIPLPLSVITMVMNVVLLLIGFITCGKEFGTKTVYTSVALPFFLWIFERILPDIGSLTDSQELDVLCYVLVVSIGLSILFNMNASSGGLDIVAKIMNKYLHIEMGKAMSLAGMCVALSAALVYDKKTVVLSVLGTYFNGMVVDHFIFGQNLKRRVCIITQYEEELRQFIIHDLHSGATIYEAFGAYNMDKRHEIITIVDKNEYQKLMSYINKLDPKAFITVYTVADMRYQPKTIGAPAK; translated from the coding sequence ATGGAAAAACAAATTGATTATAAAAACCTTGTAAGGGAGATAGTTACATTGACTGTAGCAGTATTTATTATTGCTGCGGCGGTATATTTCTTTTTGGTTCCCAGCCACACTTCGGTTAGTAGTATTTCAGGTCTGGGAATCATCCTTACAAATTTTATACCATTGCCACTCTCTGTGATTACAATGGTTATGAATGTAGTACTTCTGTTGATTGGATTTATTACATGCGGTAAAGAATTTGGGACAAAGACGGTTTATACCAGTGTTGCATTGCCGTTTTTTTTATGGATATTTGAACGTATTCTTCCGGATATCGGCTCATTGACAGATAGTCAGGAATTGGATGTGCTTTGTTATGTTTTAGTAGTCAGCATAGGTCTGAGTATTCTTTTTAATATGAATGCATCTTCCGGAGGTCTTGATATTGTAGCGAAGATCATGAATAAATATTTGCATATAGAGATGGGAAAAGCTATGTCATTAGCCGGGATGTGTGTGGCATTGTCAGCGGCACTTGTGTATGATAAGAAGACAGTTGTCCTAAGTGTTCTGGGTACATATTTCAATGGTATGGTAGTAGACCATTTTATCTTTGGTCAAAATCTGAAGAGGCGAGTTTGCATTATTACTCAGTATGAAGAAGAACTTCGCCAGTTTATTATCCATGATCTGCATAGCGGAGCAACAATATATGAAGCATTTGGTGCTTATAATATGGATAAGAGACATGAGATTATCACTATTGTAGATAAAAACGAGTATCAGAAGTTGATGAGTTATATTAATAAACTCGATCCTAAGGCATTTATTACAGTGTATACGGTGGCAGATATGCGTTATCAGCCTAAAACGATTGGAGCTCCAGCAAAATGA